GACTGTATCGAACAGATCAAATGTCTGCTGAGCTTTTTCCCCGATAACTGTCAGCAGCTTCCGCCGGTCTATCCCAATAATGACGACGTTTCGCGCCGGATAGAAGAACTCAATGATATTATTCCCGAGAGTAAGCGCAAAGCCTACGACATGAAGACCGTCATTACAAAGATCGCCGACAATAATTTCTTTTTTGAAATTTCCCCGTTATACGCCCGCAACATCATAGTCGGGTTTATCCGGATGGGCGGTATGCCGGTCGGCGTCGTCGCCAATCAAACCAGCTGCATGGCCGGCTGCCTTGACATCAACGCCTCCTGCAAAGCGGCGCGCTTTATCCGGACCTGCGACGCCTTCAATATCCCGCTTCTGTCTATCGTAGACGTTCCGGGGTATCTGCCCGGGGTCAACCAGGAACATGACGGTATCATCAGACATGGGGCGAAACTGCTCTACGCATGGGCGGAGGCGACGGTCCCCAAGATCATCATGCCGATCAGAAAGTCTTACGGAGGCGCCACACCGGCGATGTGCAGCATAGACATGAAGGCTGATTTCGTCATCGCGTGGCCAAGCTGCGAGCGTGCCGTTGTCGGAGCCGACGCCGCCGTTGAGGTACTTTATAAAAATGAGATCGCACAGGCCGCCGATCCGGTCGCGGCCAGGGAGATGTACAGGCAGGCGTACGAAACGGAATTCTTAAACCCTTATCGCTCCGCCGAGCTTGGAAAGTTTGAGGATGTTATCGAGCCGGCAGAATCGAGAATTAAGATCATTCAAACGCTGCGTATGTTCTGGGGCAGAAAAAAAGAACGTCCCGCGCGCAAGCACGG
This DNA window, taken from Cloacibacillus sp., encodes the following:
- a CDS encoding acyl-CoA carboxylase subunit beta encodes the protein MNQKLQNMFDIKEHIMLQGGQEKINRQHAKGKLTARERINLLFDPGTFVEYNMFVKPRATRFGMDKVDAPADGIVTGHGLINGRKAFAYAQDATVLGGSMGEMHGLKLARMQELALEVGVPIIGLNDSGGGRLQEGPGASVYGTIFYNNVTASGVIPQISALMGSCAGGASYSPALNDFIIMVDKTSKAFITGPAVIKEVTGEIVDFETLGGAMTHSTKSGLSHLMARDDYDCIEQIKCLLSFFPDNCQQLPPVYPNNDDVSRRIEELNDIIPESKRKAYDMKTVITKIADNNFFFEISPLYARNIIVGFIRMGGMPVGVVANQTSCMAGCLDINASCKAARFIRTCDAFNIPLLSIVDVPGYLPGVNQEHDGIIRHGAKLLYAWAEATVPKIIMPIRKSYGGATPAMCSIDMKADFVIAWPSCERAVVGADAAVEVLYKNEIAQAADPVAAREMYRQAYETEFLNPYRSAELGKFEDVIEPAESRIKIIQTLRMFWGRKKERPARKHGNIPL